From the genome of Vibrio porteresiae DSM 19223, one region includes:
- the atpF gene encoding F0F1 ATP synthase subunit B: MNMNATLLGQAIAFALFVWFCMKYVWPPIIKAIEERQQKIADGLQAAERAKKDLDLAQVNASEQLKEAKRTATEVIEQANKRKAQILDEAREQALVERQKILTQADAEIEAERNRARDELRKQVAILAIAGAEKILERSIDKDAHKDILDNITAKL, encoded by the coding sequence GTGAATATGAACGCAACTCTGTTAGGTCAAGCTATCGCATTTGCTCTATTTGTTTGGTTCTGCATGAAATACGTGTGGCCACCAATCATTAAAGCGATTGAAGAACGTCAGCAAAAAATCGCCGATGGTCTTCAAGCCGCTGAGCGTGCAAAAAAAGACTTGGATCTAGCACAAGTTAACGCTTCCGAACAATTGAAAGAAGCGAAGCGCACAGCAACTGAGGTCATCGAGCAAGCTAACAAGCGTAAAGCTCAAATTTTGGATGAAGCTCGTGAACAGGCTCTGGTTGAACGCCAGAAGATCCTGACTCAAGCAGATGCTGAGATTGAAGCTGAACGCAACCGTGCACGCGATGAACTGCGCAAACAAGTTGCAATTCTGGCTATTGCTGGTGCAGAGAAAATCCTAGAGCGTTCAATCGATAAAGATGCGCACAAAGATATTCTCGACAACATAACTGCAAAACTTTAA
- the atpA gene encoding F0F1 ATP synthase subunit alpha, with protein MQLNSTEISDLIKQRIEKFNVVSEARNEGTIVSVSDGIIRIHGLADVMQGEMIELPGGRYALALNLERDSVGAVVMGPYADLKEGTKVTGTGRILEVPVGPELLGRVVNTLGEPIDGKGPINATLTSPVEVIAPGVIDRQSVDQPVQTGYKSVDSMIPIGRGQRELIIGDRQTGKTAMAIDAIINQKDSGIYSIYVAIGQKASTIANVVRKLEEHGALQNTIVVVASASESAALQYLAPYAGCAMGEYFRDRGEDALIVYDDLSKQAVAYRQISLLLRRPPGREAFPGDVFYLHSRLLERAARVNADYVERFTNGEVKGKTGSLTALPIIETQAGDVSAFVPTNVISITDGQIFLQTELFNAGVRPAVDPGISVSRVGGAAQTKIIKKLSGGIRTALAAYRELAAFAQFSSDLDAATKKQLNHGQKVTELMKQKQYAPMSIFDQGIVIFAAERGYLADVELNKVLDFEAALLSFSRAQYAELAAEIDKTGAYNNDIEDKLNKLVEEFKATQSW; from the coding sequence ATGCAACTTAATTCCACGGAAATTAGCGATCTAATTAAACAACGTATTGAGAAATTCAACGTTGTTAGTGAAGCTCGCAACGAAGGTACTATCGTTTCGGTAAGCGATGGTATTATCCGTATTCACGGCCTAGCGGACGTGATGCAGGGTGAAATGATTGAATTACCGGGTGGCCGTTATGCACTAGCACTTAACCTCGAGCGTGACTCGGTTGGTGCGGTTGTAATGGGCCCATATGCTGACCTTAAGGAAGGCACAAAAGTAACTGGTACTGGTCGTATTCTTGAAGTACCAGTAGGTCCTGAACTACTTGGTCGTGTGGTTAACACTCTGGGTGAACCTATCGATGGTAAAGGACCAATCAATGCAACATTGACTTCTCCAGTAGAAGTGATCGCACCTGGCGTTATCGATCGTCAATCGGTTGATCAACCAGTTCAAACTGGTTACAAATCGGTAGACTCGATGATTCCAATCGGTCGTGGTCAACGTGAGTTGATCATCGGTGACCGTCAAACTGGTAAAACAGCGATGGCGATCGATGCGATCATCAACCAAAAAGATTCTGGAATCTATTCTATTTACGTTGCTATCGGTCAGAAAGCATCAACAATTGCAAACGTTGTTCGTAAATTGGAAGAGCACGGCGCACTACAAAACACTATCGTGGTTGTAGCGTCTGCATCTGAATCTGCTGCATTGCAATACCTAGCACCATATGCTGGTTGTGCAATGGGTGAATACTTCCGTGATCGCGGCGAAGATGCACTGATTGTATACGATGACTTATCTAAACAAGCCGTAGCATACCGTCAAATTTCTCTGCTACTACGTCGCCCACCAGGCCGTGAAGCGTTCCCTGGTGACGTATTCTACCTCCACTCTCGTCTTCTAGAACGTGCAGCTCGCGTTAACGCGGACTACGTTGAACGTTTTACTAACGGTGAAGTGAAAGGCAAAACAGGTTCTTTGACAGCGTTGCCAATTATTGAAACTCAAGCTGGTGACGTATCGGCATTCGTACCTACGAACGTAATTTCGATCACTGATGGTCAGATCTTCCTACAAACAGAACTGTTCAACGCGGGTGTTCGCCCAGCTGTTGACCCAGGTATTTCTGTATCTCGTGTAGGTGGTGCTGCTCAGACTAAGATCATCAAGAAATTGTCCGGTGGTATCCGTACAGCTCTAGCTGCTTACCGTGAATTAGCTGCGTTTGCTCAGTTCTCATCAGATCTTGATGCAGCGACTAAGAAACAGTTGAACCACGGTCAGAAAGTAACTGAACTGATGAAGCAGAAACAATACGCCCCAATGTCTATCTTTGACCAAGGGATTGTTATTTTTGCTGCTGAACGTGGTTACTTGGCGGATGTTGAACTGAACAAAGTTCTAGATTTTGAAGCCGCATTACTATCGTTCTCTCGTGCTCAATATGCTGAATTAGCAGCAGAAATCGACAAGACTGGCGCTTACAACAACGATATCGAAGACAAGTTGAACAAACTTGTTGAAGAGTTCAAAGCAACCCAATCTTGGTAA
- the atpG gene encoding F0F1 ATP synthase subunit gamma produces MAGAKEIRSKIGSVKSTQKITKAMEMVAASKMRRSQEAMQASRPYAQTMRKVIGHVANANLEYRHPYLEEREAKRVGYIIVSTDRGLCGGLNINLFKKALLDMKEWKAKGAEIDLAIIGTKATAFFNHTGAKVSAQISGLGDSPSLESLIGSVGVMLKKYDNGELDRLYVVFNEFVNTMVQQPKIDQLLPLPKSDSEDMQRDHSWDYLYEPEPKPLLDALLLRYVESQVYQGVVENLACEQAARMVAMKAATDNASNLIDELELVYNKARQAAITQELSEIVGGAAAV; encoded by the coding sequence ATGGCCGGCGCAAAAGAGATACGTAGTAAAATCGGTAGTGTTAAAAGCACTCAGAAAATTACGAAAGCAATGGAAATGGTAGCCGCTTCAAAAATGCGTCGTTCGCAAGAAGCGATGCAGGCTTCCCGTCCATATGCGCAAACGATGCGTAAAGTGATCGGTCATGTCGCTAATGCAAATCTAGAGTACCGTCATCCGTACCTAGAAGAGCGTGAAGCGAAGCGAGTTGGTTATATTATTGTTTCTACTGATCGTGGTCTATGTGGTGGTTTGAACATTAACTTGTTCAAAAAAGCCCTACTTGACATGAAAGAGTGGAAAGCAAAAGGTGCTGAGATTGATTTAGCCATTATTGGTACTAAAGCAACAGCATTCTTTAATCACACAGGCGCTAAAGTATCGGCTCAGATTTCTGGTCTTGGTGACTCACCAAGCCTAGAGAGCCTAATCGGTTCTGTCGGTGTGATGCTGAAAAAATATGACAACGGTGAATTGGATCGCCTGTACGTAGTGTTTAACGAATTCGTTAACACTATGGTGCAACAACCAAAGATCGATCAATTGCTGCCTCTGCCTAAATCAGACAGCGAAGATATGCAGCGCGATCATTCTTGGGATTATCTATACGAGCCAGAGCCAAAACCTCTACTCGATGCGCTACTACTGCGTTACGTAGAATCTCAAGTTTATCAGGGTGTGGTGGAAAACCTTGCTTGTGAACAAGCTGCCCGAATGGTTGCGATGAAAGCTGCAACAGATAACGCATCTAACCTGATTGATGAATTGGAACTGGTGTATAACAAGGCGCGTCAAGCGGCTATTACTCAGGAACTTTCAGAAATCGTTGGTGGTGCAGCTGCGGTTTAA
- the atpH gene encoding F0F1 ATP synthase subunit delta: MSDLTTIARPYAKAAFDFAVENQQLDQWSEMLVFAAEVANNEQIHELITSSLSAEKLAEIFIGVCGEQFDEHGQNLVRVMAENGRLRAIPDVCAEFHALKKEHEKKVDVAVISATELSDQQKTDIINKLEQRLERKVLLNCSIDETLLAGVVIRAGDLVIDNSARGRLNRLSDALQS, from the coding sequence ATGTCTGATTTGACTACTATTGCACGCCCCTATGCTAAAGCAGCATTTGATTTTGCGGTTGAGAATCAACAATTGGATCAATGGTCCGAAATGTTGGTATTCGCTGCTGAAGTTGCAAACAACGAGCAAATTCATGAACTGATTACCAGTTCTCTGTCTGCCGAGAAATTGGCAGAGATTTTTATCGGTGTTTGTGGCGAACAGTTTGATGAACATGGCCAGAACCTCGTTCGGGTTATGGCTGAGAATGGTCGCTTACGCGCTATTCCTGATGTTTGTGCTGAATTCCATGCTTTGAAAAAAGAGCATGAGAAGAAAGTCGATGTGGCAGTGATTTCTGCAACCGAACTTTCTGATCAGCAAAAAACAGACATTATCAACAAACTAGAGCAGCGTCTCGAACGCAAAGTCCTGCTGAATTGCAGTATAGATGAGACCCTACTTGCTGGGGTTGTAATTCGAGCCGGAGACCTAGTCATCGATAACTCAGCGCGTGGTCGTTTGAACCGCCTGAGCGATGCATTGCAGTCTTGA
- the atpE gene encoding F0F1 ATP synthase subunit C — protein METLLSFSAIAVGIIVGLASLGTAIGFALLGGKFLEGAARQPEMAPMLQVKMFIIAGLLDAVPMIGIVIALLFTFANPFVGQLG, from the coding sequence ATGGAAACTTTACTGAGCTTTTCTGCAATCGCCGTGGGTATTATCGTCGGTCTTGCTTCTCTAGGTACAGCGATTGGTTTCGCTCTTCTAGGCGGTAAATTCCTCGAAGGCGCAGCTCGCCAACCTGAAATGGCTCCTATGCTGCAAGTTAAGATGTTCATCATCGCAGGTCTGCTCGATGCGGTTCCAATGATCGGTATCGTTATCGCACTTCTATTCACTTTCGCTAACCCATTTGTTGGTCAACTAGGTTAA